In Bernardetia litoralis DSM 6794, the genomic window AACGACAGAACCAAAAAAACAAAATCCAAAACAGACCAGTACCAAGGCAATTCGTTATTTTGGGCTATCCAACTAGAAGAAACTAGCAAAACAGGTGTCAAGGCACAATGCAATGCACAAGCTAAACTTGTCAATATGCCGAAATAATCAGCTTTTTTAGAAATAAGTAGAGTTTTGATAAGCTAAAGGTATAAATGTGATTACTACTAAATGCAACAATGTTGCAAATATAAAACTTTTTTCTATAAATGCAACAATGTTGCATAAAGGATTTTATATTTGAATAGTTTACCTTTGTGTTTATATCTTTCATAAAAGAAATTATTTCAAAATACTATGCAAAAGAAAATAATTATTACAGGAGGTTGTGGCTATATTGGTTCGCATACTGTTGTGGAATGTTTGGAAAATTATACAAAAGAAAATGGTTACGAACAGGATTATGAAATTATTTCTATCGATAATCATTTGAACTCTTCTTCTTCTGTCATTGAAAATATTGAAAATTTGACAGACAAAAAAGTAAAGAATTATGATACAGATTTGTGTGATTATGACAAAACAAAAGAAATATTTGAAAAAGAGGCAGATTCTAATTCTGAAATAATAGGAATTATTCATTTTGCAGCCCTAAAATCTGTTCCTGATTCGGTGGCTGACCCTGTTTTTTATTATCAAAATAATCTAAATTCATTACTTAATATTCTAAAATTGAGTAAAGAATATACTGTCAAAAATTTTATATTTTCTTCTTCTTGTTCTGTTTATGGAAACACAACCGATTTGCCCGTTTCTGAAAATACAGCTTTTGGAAATGCAGAATCGCCTTATGCTTATACCAAACAAGTAGGCGAACGCATGATTATTGACTTTGCCAAAACATCAAAGCACCAAAAATTTGTTTTGCTCCGATATTTTAATCCAGCAGGAGCGCATATTTCGGCACAAATTGGCGAAGACCCAAAAAATCCACCGACTTCACTTGTTCCGATTATTACACTTACGGCAGCAGGAAAAAGAGACAAAATGCACGTTCATGGAAGTGACTATGCTACTCGTGATGGCTCTTGTATTCGTGATTATATTCATGTTTCAGATATTGCAATTGCTCACCGTTTGGCTATTGATTATTTAGTGAAAAATGAAGATAACGATAAGCAAGTAGAAATTTTTAATCTCGGAACTGGAAATGGTGTAACTGTTTTGGAAGCCATTAAAGCCTTTGAAAAAGTAAGTAATACTACTCTTAATTATGAACTGGGAGGAAGAAGAGAAGGCGATGTAGTAGAAATTTATGCTGATAATCAAAAAGCAAAAACACTTTTAGGTTGGATTCCCAAATTTGGAATAGAAGAAATGATGCTTTCAGCTTGGAAATGGCAACAGAAAATTTTGTAATATAAAAAAAGCACCTATCAACTGATTAATTAATAGGTGCTTTGTTAATATCTTTAATAATGAGATTTTTATCTTTTATAAAGAGTCCATTTTGTGCTATGGTCACTTGCATAAACGATAATATAATCCTGATTACGATAATAATCTACATCGTATTTATCTCCTTTGCCATCTTTTACTGTATAGAGAAAGCCACCCTCACTGGTATCTTCTAAATCGTGAAAATCGATAATCTCAAATTTATGCCATTCTCCTTTGCTAGAGAAAAAGACTTCCATTACTTGAGTATTGGCACTATTGGTTTTTAATTGTACAGAAAATACATCACCATCATAGGTAAAATATTGTTGAGCTGCAGCTTCTGATTGGATAGCGAAGAATAATACTGTCGCAAACATGAAAGAAAAAAGAGTTTTCATAAGTGTTTAATTTTAAATTAAATAAATTTGGTTAATAATATGCTTTGTGACTAAGCATAAAAATTATTTTACAAATTTTATGCGCAATTTTCATTTCTTTCAAAAAAAATTGAAAGTTGTTTATTTTTTCATAAAAATACTTATTATAATCACACTGTATCAAAAAAAAGCGCATAAATAAAAATTTAATTTTGCAAAATATTTTTTTATTAAAATTAAAAATTGAAATTCACAACAAAATCAAAATAATAAAATCATGTGATTATTGATAGATATTTATTTTTCAAATTAATTCTGCTTCTTGTTGATTTCATCCAAGTTCTTCCTATTTTGAAAACAAAAGTCATTGATGGAATACCAAAAATGGTTTATAACCTGCTTTAAAATTAAAAATTGCCATTGTTGGTATCTCAAATAACAGAAAGATAAAAACTATCAGAGAATCTTTTTTTATTTCAAAAATAAATCTATTGATGAGAGATGAAAAGTCATATATTCATCAAATATTAATAAAATCCAAAATTTTATTCTTACTAATTATTATTCGCTTTACATTTTTTGTATTTTTGCAGATTAATTTACTCTAATTCAAGATGCCATTTTCCAAACTGTTTTTTTCAGTTTTAAAAATATAAAATATTCTATGTCAACTTCTATAAAAACATCACAAGACTTCAAAAGAACTACCGTTACGGCTGCTCTTCCTTATGCCAATGGTGGGCTTCATATCGGGCATATTGCAGGCGCATATTTGCCAGCAGATACTTATGTGCGTTATCTCCGAATGAAAAATCATGATGTTGTTTTTGTTTCAGGAAGTGACGAACACGGTGCAGCAATCACACTCAGAGCAAAAAAAGAAGGAATTACACCAAAAGAAATTATTGATAAATATGATACACTTCTCAAAAATTCTTTTAAAGATTTTGGGATAGAATTTGATATTTATCACCGTACATCTTCAGATTTACACAAAGAAACTGCACAAGAATTTTTTACAACTTTATACAATAAAGATGTTTTTAGAAAGCAAACAAATGAGCAGTTTTATGATGAAAAATTTGAGCAGTTTTTGGCTGATAGATATATCGTAGGAACATGTCCAAATTGTCAGAATGATAATGCGTATGGCGACCAATGCGAAAAATGTGGTTCTACATTGAGTCCAACGGAATTAATTAATCCAAAATCAGCATTAAGTGGAGAAAAACCTGTTCTAAAAAGTACTTCTCATTGGTTTTTACCCTTGCAAAATTATGATACTTGGCTCAGAGAATGGATTTTGGAATCTAAAAAAGAAGAATGGCGTGCAGGTGTTTATGGGCAATGCAAATCGTGGATAGAGCAAGGTTTGCATGAGCGTTCGATGACTAGAGATTTGGATTGGGGCGTTCCTGTTCCTCTTCCAGATGCTGATGGAAAAGTGCTTTATGTTTGGCTTGATGCACCCATTGGTTATGTTTCGGCTACCAAACAGTGGGCAAAAAATCAAGAAAAGGAAGGAAAAGGAAATCAAGAAGATTGGAAAAAATATTGGTTAAAACAAGAAAATAAAGCTGATGATTCTCGCCTTATTCATTTTATTGGAAAAGATAATATTGTGTTTCACTGTTTGATTTTTCCTATTATTTTGAAAGCACATGGAGATTATATTTTGCCTGAAAATGTACCTGCAAATAATTTCTTAAACTTGGAAGGAGACAAAATTTCTACTTCAAGAGAATGGGCTGTTTGGCTCAACGAATATGTGGAAGAATTTCCTACCAAAAAAGATGAATTGCGTTATGTTTTGACTTCTATTGCACCAGAAACAAAAGATAGTGAGTTTACATGGGCTACTTTTCAATCAAGAATCAATAATGAATTAGTGGATACACTAGGAAATTTTGTAAATCGTACTGTTGTTTTGATTAATAAATATTATGATGGAATTGTTCCAAATATAGATTTATCAATAGCCACTGATTTAACTGATTTTGATAAAGAAACTTTGGAAGGAATCAAGACACAAACTGAAAAGGTAAGTCAGAATTTAGAAACTTTCAATTTTAGAGATGGTTTGTTTGAAGTAATGGAATTGGCACGAATTGGAAATAAATATCTTGCCACAACAGAGCCTTGGAAACTCCAAAAAACAGAGCCTCAACGAGTAGAACAAATTATGAAAATTAGTGCAGAACTTACGGCTAATTTGGCTATTTTGATGCGTCCATTTTTACCTACTACTTCTGATAAAATTGCTCAAATGTTGAATATTACAGATGAATTGAAGTGGAACGTAGCAGGAAACCTTGAGCTAGTTTCAGGAAAAATAAATAAAGCAATTTTACTTTTTGAAAAAATTGAAGATGAGCTTGTAGAATCTCAAGTAAAAAAATTAGGAGATAATAAGGCAAGAAAATTGAAGGAATTAAAAGAACAGAAAGAAGAAAGTGCTGAAATAAATCCGATTGCAGAAATTCAACCAGAAATTCAGTTTGAAGATTTTTCTAAAATTGATATTCGTGTAGCTACTATAAAAAATGCAGAACCTGTCAAGAAAGCTGACAAACTTCTCAAAATTACTTTAGAAGTAGGCGAGCAAGAAGTAACAGTCGCTAGTGGAATTGCAGAGCATTTTTCTCCTGAAGAAATTATTGGAAAACAAGTGTGTTGGCTTGCCAATCTTGCACCACGAAAAATGAGAGGAATTGTTTCTCAAGGAATGATTCTTTTAGCTGAAAATGAAAAAGGAAAATTGGTATTTGTGAGTCCTGAAAAAATGGTTAATACAGGAGCGCAAGTCAAATAAAAATTATATACTACTACGTTTTTGCGAATTAATTATTTTGTTATTATTTAATTCAAAAAAATGAAAATTATTTTATCTCGTGCTTATGTTGGTGTGCTTGGTTTGTTACTTTGTTTTTCTTTAAGTAGCTGTTTTGATGTAAATGAAGTTGTTTCTATGAATAAAGATGGAAGTGGACGATATGGTTTTATGCTTGACTTCAAAGACAATTTTGCTTTTAAATATGCAAAAGATGATAAGCTAAAAAATCAAATTGATAGCTCATTGGATGTCATGATAGAAAAAGCCAAGAATACCAAAGGAATATCAAATGTAGAAAAGAAAATTGAGGGTACTCAATATGGTTTGAAATATTCTTTTGAAAATGTAGAAGCTCTTAATAAAGCCATTGACAGAAAAATAGATGGCAAACTTCAGAAGTTATATTCTTATAAAAAAGGTGTTTTGACACATTATAATATTCTTCCAATAGAAAATGGAATTACAAAAAATGGTGTTACTATTGATGATGTGCTTTCAGATGATATACATGAGAGCAAACAATCTTCAATAGATATGAACAAAAATATGTTTAAAGGTTTTCATTATGGGCTTTTAATTCAAAGCGATTCCAAAGAAGAAAAAGTAACCATAAAAGAATCTCACTTAGAACCTATTGAAAAAGCAGCTACTGAAAATCGTGTATTCCTTTCCACTTTATTGAATGAAGCAATGATGAGCGAAATATCAGAAACAAAGAAAAAAACAGTTATCAAATTTGAGTAAATTTTGATTTAACTGTTTTATAAAAATCCTTCACTTAGTCTTTTATTGAAACTGAATGAAGGATTTTTTATGCCTTTTTTGAATTAAAAATGATGAATTAATGTTCTAATTAAAATTCATTCTAAAATCTCAGAAAATGTCTAATATCAATAACTACAAAACAATTCGTGCTACTTTTAATAAAGATACAATCATTGTTTATCAAGCCTTTAATGATAAAATTGCTGATGAAGCAGTCAAACTCCAAAAATTTGGAAATGAATTTTCCTTTCGCAGAATGACTTGGATAAAGCCTTCTTTTTTGTGGATGATGGAACGCAGCAACTGGGCAAATAAAGTCAATCAAAATAGAATATTAGAAATTCATCTGAAGAGAGATTTTTGGAATAAATGTCTTGAATTAGCTGTAGATACAGATGCTAGTAAATCAAATAAAAATATAAAAGATGCTCAAATTTTGGTACAATGGGATCCAGAACGCACATTGCGAGGAGCAAAATTAAATATTCGTAGTATTCAAATTGGAGTAAGTCGTAATATGATAAATGAATACAATGAAAATATTGAAAGAATTGTTGATTTAACAGAAAAAGCCAAAAAAATGTACCTCTTAAATACCAATGGAAAATTTGATAAATCAACTCAACTATTACCCAAAACAAAAGAATATAAAATTGTTTAATAACTTTCTCGTATCAACATATAATCATCTTCTACCCTCAAAGTAGTATCTTTGAACTGAAATGCATTATCCAATAACATAAAATTTTCTACAATATAAATATCACCTTCC contains:
- the metG gene encoding methionine--tRNA ligase, with amino-acid sequence MSTSIKTSQDFKRTTVTAALPYANGGLHIGHIAGAYLPADTYVRYLRMKNHDVVFVSGSDEHGAAITLRAKKEGITPKEIIDKYDTLLKNSFKDFGIEFDIYHRTSSDLHKETAQEFFTTLYNKDVFRKQTNEQFYDEKFEQFLADRYIVGTCPNCQNDNAYGDQCEKCGSTLSPTELINPKSALSGEKPVLKSTSHWFLPLQNYDTWLREWILESKKEEWRAGVYGQCKSWIEQGLHERSMTRDLDWGVPVPLPDADGKVLYVWLDAPIGYVSATKQWAKNQEKEGKGNQEDWKKYWLKQENKADDSRLIHFIGKDNIVFHCLIFPIILKAHGDYILPENVPANNFLNLEGDKISTSREWAVWLNEYVEEFPTKKDELRYVLTSIAPETKDSEFTWATFQSRINNELVDTLGNFVNRTVVLINKYYDGIVPNIDLSIATDLTDFDKETLEGIKTQTEKVSQNLETFNFRDGLFEVMELARIGNKYLATTEPWKLQKTEPQRVEQIMKISAELTANLAILMRPFLPTTSDKIAQMLNITDELKWNVAGNLELVSGKINKAILLFEKIEDELVESQVKKLGDNKARKLKELKEQKEESAEINPIAEIQPEIQFEDFSKIDIRVATIKNAEPVKKADKLLKITLEVGEQEVTVASGIAEHFSPEEIIGKQVCWLANLAPRKMRGIVSQGMILLAENEKGKLVFVSPEKMVNTGAQVK
- the galE gene encoding UDP-glucose 4-epimerase GalE yields the protein MQKKIIITGGCGYIGSHTVVECLENYTKENGYEQDYEIISIDNHLNSSSSVIENIENLTDKKVKNYDTDLCDYDKTKEIFEKEADSNSEIIGIIHFAALKSVPDSVADPVFYYQNNLNSLLNILKLSKEYTVKNFIFSSSCSVYGNTTDLPVSENTAFGNAESPYAYTKQVGERMIIDFAKTSKHQKFVLLRYFNPAGAHISAQIGEDPKNPPTSLVPIITLTAAGKRDKMHVHGSDYATRDGSCIRDYIHVSDIAIAHRLAIDYLVKNEDNDKQVEIFNLGTGNGVTVLEAIKAFEKVSNTTLNYELGGRREGDVVEIYADNQKAKTLLGWIPKFGIEEMMLSAWKWQQKIL
- a CDS encoding DUF4291 domain-containing protein, producing MSNINNYKTIRATFNKDTIIVYQAFNDKIADEAVKLQKFGNEFSFRRMTWIKPSFLWMMERSNWANKVNQNRILEIHLKRDFWNKCLELAVDTDASKSNKNIKDAQILVQWDPERTLRGAKLNIRSIQIGVSRNMINEYNENIERIVDLTEKAKKMYLLNTNGKFDKSTQLLPKTKEYKIV